The segment TCGGCGCGGTCGGCCTGCAGCTTGCGCGCGACGATCGCCCCACCCACGCCGAGGACGGCGGCGACCAGAAGCTTCTTCACGACCGACCCCCCGGGGGTAGTGCTGCGCGGAGCAGCTGACGTGGGCCTAACTGGATTTGAACCAGTGACCTCTTCCTTATCAGGG is part of the Motilibacter aurantiacus genome and harbors:
- a CDS encoding DLW-39 family protein — encoded protein: MKKLLVAAVLGVGGAIVARKLQADRAEQDLWREATDPVG